From a single Diachasmimorpha longicaudata isolate KC_UGA_2023 chromosome 13, iyDiaLong2, whole genome shotgun sequence genomic region:
- the LOC135168382 gene encoding uncharacterized protein LOC135168382, with translation MGATVLLPLCALIVTTHGISESWKPIIHTPVTASILQQEAVVFSGGQSTYSLAPVSSQFLSHEDQDRCALYKISMRQQLYFEYIHYKFGMPDLKEFTLCMWTKFTNHTNDHPLFSYAVGDQPRGIFAWIANTQRSSYYMMNIDGHNLYRLNYPLRLNKWYHSCQSWNGRTGEWQIWVNDERVGRGFNNRLVGHVIKGGGIAISGQEQRQLGGGFLEGPNAPQGSGGMLGELTMVQLYNVALTAGKAHKDHKHHHAHHYEHDTSNNIPLSTSTQAPVTGPPLPMHPYLTGGQINHQVKLNPGVTLQIIQNGVTIRHPSVPAPPVPMPFPPPNPDVKLPLPSSTPLPFYTPIYGTSQFFGKRYPTFSSSTPQPLNEFGFVNSQYDIFRRDKNLFKRDSTKDEDTAKSVEQFESKKTIAKRQTSDELESKEERQSTAAKALKKRGLVQFSDGSILDDSYLVSQNLNNDYFTGLASFSNQAQQQQQPDKNEEREPAEAEVRMVMDVCDGCTSDPFEKALVMDWRSVPKKVYSGALWIPAIPMCKGF, from the exons atgggAGCTACGGTGCTTCTCCCCCTGTGTGCACTGATAGTCACGACTCATGGAATATCCGAGTCGTGGAAACCAATAATTCACACCCCCGTGACAGCCAGTATTCTCCAACAAGAGGCTGTAGTCTTTTCTGGGGGACAATCGACTTACAGTCTCGCACCCGTGTCCTCCCAGTTTCTGAGTCATGAGGATCAGGACCGATGTGCTTTGTACAAAATTAGCATGCGTCAGCAGCTGTACTTTGAG TACATTCACTATAAATTTGGAATGCCAGACCTCAAGGAATTTACCCTCTGTATGTGGACGAAATTCACGAATCATACTAATGATCATCCTTTGTTCTCCTATGCAG TTGGGGATCAGCCACGAGGAATTTTCGCTTGGATAGCTAACACCCAAAGGAGTTCCTACTACATGATGAACATAGATGGACACAATCTTTATCGGCTGAACTATCCCCTTCGCCTGAACAAATGGTACCACTCGTGCCAGAGCTGGAATGGTCGCACTGGTGAATGGCAAATTTGGGTCAACGATGAGCGAGTTGGTCGAGGATTTAACAATCGG CTCGTTGGGCACGTCATCAAAGGTGGTGGTATTGCAATATCTGGCCAAGAACAGAGACAGCTTGGCGGTGGTTTTCTCGAGGGTCCAAATGCTCCTCAAG GTTCTGGTGGTATGCTTGGTGAACTGACAATGGTACAGTTATATAACGTCGCCCTGACCGCTGGCAAAGCACACAAAGACCACAAGCATCATCACGCCCACCACTACGAGCATGACACAAGCAATAATATACCTTTGTCTACAAGTACTCAAGCGCCAGTTACAGGGCCACCACTGCCAATGCATCCCTATCTCACTGGAGGACAAATTAATCATCAG GTGAAACTAAATCCGGGAGTGACTCTACAGATAATTCAGAATGGTGTGACCATTCGTCATCCGTCTGTACCGGCGCCACCAGTGCCAATGCCTTTTCCTCCCCCAAATCCTGACGTAAAGCTTCCTCTTCCTTCGTCTACCCCATTGCCATTCTACACACCTATTTATGGAACTTCACAGTTCTTCGGAAAACGATATCCAACTTTTTCCTCTTCCACTCCACAACCACTGAATGAGTTTGGTTTTGTGAATAGTCAGTACGACATCTTCAGGCGAGATAAAAATCTGTTCAAGCGTGACAGTACAAAGGACGAAGACACAGCAAAAAGCGTTGAACAGTTTGAATCCAAGAAGACCATTGCCAAAAGACAAACTAGTGATGAATTGGAATCTAAAGAGGAGAGACAATCGACAGCTGCTAAAGCCCTGAAGAAAAGAGGATTGGTCCAGTTTTCTGATGGCTCTATACTAGATGACAGCTATCTTGTATCACAAAATCTCAATAACGATTATTTCACTGGTCTGGCTAGTTTCAGCAATCAAgcacaacaacaacaacaaccagataaaaatgaagagCGCGAACCTGCTGAGGCGGAAGTTAGAATGGTGATGGATGTTTGCGACGGATGTACATCAGATCCCTTTGAAAAGGCACTCGTAATGGACTGGAGGAGTGTACCTAAGAAAGTATATTCTGGAGCACTCTGGATACCCGCGATTCCAATGTGCAAGGGATTTTAA